In Vibrio diazotrophicus, the following proteins share a genomic window:
- the corC gene encoding CNNM family magnesium/cobalt transport protein CorC (CorC(YbeX) belongs to the Cyclin M Mg2+ Exporter (CNNM) family, and was characterized as belonging to a set of three proteins, at least one of which must be present for CorA to function.) — MNEDNSPPSNEGKKEKSEGPSRKSFFERLGQMFQGEPKDRQELVDVIRDSEVNDLIDHDTRDMLEGVMEISEMRVRDIMIPRSQMVTISRTDDLDTLIALITDAQHSRYPVISEDKDHVEGILLAKDLLKYLGSNSTPFDIEEVIRPAVVVPESKRVDRLLKEFREERYHMAIVVDEFGGVSGLVTIEDILEEIVGEIEDETDDEEQLEIRKLSKHTYAVKALTTIDDFNDTFKTQFSDDEVDTVGGMVMTAFGHLPTRGEVVEIGNYSFKVTAADSRRVIQLQVTIPDLESMPEITEE; from the coding sequence ATGAACGAAGACAATTCGCCCCCTTCTAACGAAGGCAAAAAAGAAAAGTCTGAAGGTCCGAGTAGAAAGTCCTTCTTTGAACGCCTGGGTCAAATGTTTCAGGGAGAGCCTAAAGATCGCCAAGAATTGGTTGATGTGATTCGAGACTCTGAAGTAAATGACTTAATTGACCACGACACCCGCGACATGCTCGAAGGTGTTATGGAAATTTCAGAGATGCGAGTCAGAGATATTATGATCCCTCGCTCTCAAATGGTCACAATTTCACGTACCGACGATCTCGATACGTTGATTGCACTTATCACCGATGCACAGCACTCTCGTTACCCGGTGATCAGTGAAGATAAAGACCATGTTGAAGGTATTCTGCTAGCGAAGGACTTACTCAAGTATTTAGGTTCCAATAGTACTCCCTTCGATATCGAAGAGGTGATACGCCCAGCCGTCGTCGTGCCTGAAAGTAAACGGGTAGACCGTCTACTAAAAGAGTTCCGTGAGGAACGCTACCACATGGCAATTGTTGTTGATGAATTCGGCGGCGTTTCTGGCCTTGTCACAATCGAAGACATTCTTGAAGAGATTGTCGGCGAAATCGAAGACGAGACAGATGACGAAGAACAGCTGGAAATTCGTAAGCTAAGCAAACACACTTACGCCGTTAAAGCGCTTACGACGATTGATGATTTCAACGATACTTTCAAAACACAATTCAGTGATGACGAAGTAGATACGGTCGGCGGTATGGTGATGACGGCATTTGGTCATTTACCGACTCGTGGCGAAGTGGTTGAAATTGGCAATTACAGCTTTAAAGTTACCGCAGCTGATAGCCGTCGGGTTATCCAGCTTCAGGTCACCATTCCAGATTTGGAATCGATGCCTGAAATTACTGAAGAATAA
- the ybeY gene encoding rRNA maturation RNase YbeY, which translates to MSIELDLQLAVEDENGLPSEANFATWLEAAITPFQEQAEVTIRIVDSEESHQLNMDYRGKDKPTNVLSFPFEAPPGMELDLLGDLVICRQVVEQEASEQNKPLLAHWAHMVVHGSLHLLGYDHIEDDEAEEMESLETELMQKLGFEDPYLAEKV; encoded by the coding sequence ATGAGTATTGAACTCGATTTACAATTAGCCGTTGAAGATGAAAACGGCTTACCTAGTGAAGCGAACTTTGCCACTTGGTTAGAAGCGGCTATCACTCCATTTCAAGAGCAAGCTGAAGTGACTATTCGCATCGTCGATAGCGAAGAGAGCCACCAGCTCAACATGGATTATCGTGGTAAAGATAAACCGACTAATGTTCTCTCCTTCCCCTTCGAAGCACCTCCGGGGATGGAGCTGGATCTGCTGGGTGATTTGGTCATATGTCGCCAAGTGGTTGAACAAGAAGCCAGTGAGCAGAACAAACCACTGCTAGCACATTGGGCGCATATGGTTGTACATGGAAGCCTGCATCTGTTAGGTTATGACCATATCGAGGATGACGAAGCCGAAGAGATGGAGTCACTCGAAACAGAATTGATGCAAAAATTGGGTTTTGAAGATCCCTATTTGGCAGAAAAAGTGTAA